A part of Propioniciclava coleopterorum genomic DNA contains:
- a CDS encoding glycoside hydrolase family 3 N-terminal domain-containing protein translates to MLNRTAEGGPTVSHAPYRDPELPVAERVSDLLGRMTAEEKVGQMMQLDARGDLDAMVLHTHVGSILHASPEKVLRSHDLTATTRLGIPLLVGEDCIHGHSFWDGATIYPTQLGMAASWDADLLERVARATAVEVAATGIHWTFSPVLCIARDLRWGRVDETFGEDPFLIGELASAMVRGYQGAGLDDPTAILATAKHFAGYSETQGGRDASEADISRRKLRSWFLPPFERVAREGCRTFMLGYQTTDGVPITINDWLLTDVLRGEWGYTGTLITDWDNVGRMVWEQQVQPDHAHAAAAAVKAGNDLIMTTPQFFAGALEAIERGLLRESDLDAAVGRILTLKFELGLFEDPRRPDAARIASVVGTPEHRALNLETARRSLVLLRNDGTLPLADAPLADGPAADDGRAASGTPRRIAVVGPLADDAQSHLGDWAGGSGQAGYLEAAPRAMITTILDGLRAHVPDDWSVTHARGAEILTVGPDPTGAFFPDGQPTAPVVIPTPPDAAQIAEAVAAAEASDVVIAVVGDRIELVGEARSTATLDLIGGQIALLDALAATGKPLVVVLLASKPLVLPDSVRDASLLWVANPGMEGGRAIAEVLLGLVEPSGRLPISFARHVGQQPTYYNQIRGQHGRRYADLTQNPAFAFGEGLSYTTVTYTDLVLERTALHPGDSVAAAVTLTNTGRRPALETVQAYVSDVVTSASWADQELKAYRQVALAPGASARVRLAIPVADLTLVDARGERVVEPGEFELRVGPSSRRETQLTARFTIS, encoded by the coding sequence ATGCTGAACCGCACCGCCGAGGGAGGACCCACCGTGAGCCACGCGCCCTACCGCGACCCCGAACTGCCCGTCGCCGAGCGCGTCTCCGACCTGTTGGGACGCATGACCGCCGAGGAGAAGGTCGGCCAGATGATGCAGCTGGACGCCCGCGGCGACCTGGACGCCATGGTGCTCCACACGCACGTCGGCTCGATCCTGCACGCGTCTCCGGAGAAGGTGCTGCGCAGCCACGACCTCACGGCCACCACGCGGCTGGGCATCCCGCTGCTGGTCGGCGAGGACTGCATCCACGGGCACTCGTTCTGGGACGGCGCGACGATCTACCCCACCCAGCTCGGCATGGCGGCCTCCTGGGACGCCGACCTGCTGGAGCGGGTCGCCCGCGCGACCGCGGTCGAGGTGGCCGCGACCGGCATCCACTGGACGTTCTCGCCGGTGCTGTGCATCGCCCGCGACCTGCGCTGGGGCCGGGTCGATGAGACCTTCGGCGAGGACCCGTTCCTCATCGGCGAGCTCGCCTCCGCGATGGTGCGCGGCTACCAGGGCGCCGGCCTGGACGACCCGACCGCCATCCTCGCCACCGCCAAGCACTTCGCCGGCTACTCCGAGACCCAGGGCGGGCGCGACGCGTCCGAGGCCGACATCTCCCGACGCAAGCTGCGCAGTTGGTTCCTGCCGCCGTTCGAGCGGGTCGCCCGCGAGGGGTGCCGCACCTTCATGCTGGGCTACCAGACCACCGACGGCGTCCCGATCACCATCAACGACTGGCTGCTCACCGACGTGCTGCGCGGCGAGTGGGGCTACACCGGGACGCTGATCACCGACTGGGACAACGTCGGCCGCATGGTGTGGGAGCAGCAGGTGCAGCCCGACCACGCGCACGCGGCCGCCGCCGCGGTGAAGGCGGGCAACGACCTGATCATGACCACGCCGCAGTTCTTCGCCGGCGCCCTGGAGGCGATCGAGCGCGGCCTGCTGCGTGAGTCCGACCTGGACGCCGCGGTGGGCCGCATCCTCACCCTGAAGTTCGAACTCGGGTTGTTCGAGGACCCGCGCCGCCCCGACGCCGCCCGCATCGCGTCGGTGGTGGGCACCCCCGAGCACCGCGCGCTGAACCTGGAGACGGCCCGGCGCTCGCTGGTGCTGCTCCGCAACGACGGGACGCTGCCGCTGGCGGACGCGCCGCTGGCGGACGGGCCGGCGGCCGACGACGGCCGGGCGGCGTCCGGGACGCCCCGGCGGATCGCGGTGGTGGGGCCGCTCGCCGACGACGCGCAGAGCCACCTCGGCGACTGGGCCGGCGGCTCGGGCCAGGCGGGCTACCTGGAGGCGGCGCCGCGCGCCATGATCACCACGATCCTGGACGGGCTGCGCGCGCACGTACCCGACGACTGGAGCGTCACGCACGCCCGGGGCGCGGAGATCCTCACGGTCGGCCCCGACCCGACGGGCGCCTTCTTCCCCGACGGCCAGCCGACCGCGCCCGTCGTCATCCCGACCCCGCCGGACGCCGCGCAGATCGCGGAGGCCGTCGCCGCGGCGGAGGCGTCCGACGTGGTGATCGCGGTCGTGGGCGACCGGATCGAGCTCGTCGGCGAAGCCCGGTCGACCGCCACGCTGGACCTGATCGGCGGCCAGATCGCGCTGCTGGACGCCCTCGCCGCGACCGGTAAGCCGCTGGTGGTGGTGCTGCTGGCGTCCAAGCCGCTCGTGCTGCCCGACTCGGTCCGGGACGCCTCCCTGTTGTGGGTGGCCAACCCCGGCATGGAGGGCGGCCGGGCGATCGCAGAGGTGCTGCTCGGCCTGGTCGAACCCTCCGGGCGCCTCCCGATCTCGTTCGCGCGTCACGTCGGGCAGCAGCCGACCTACTACAACCAGATCCGCGGCCAGCACGGACGCCGCTACGCCGACCTCACCCAGAACCCCGCCTTCGCGTTCGGCGAGGGCCTGTCCTACACGACGGTCACCTACACCGACCTCGTGCTCGAGCGGACCGCGCTGCACCCCGGGGACAGCGTGGCGGCCGCGGTGACGCTGACGAACACCGGACGCCGACCCGCGCTGGAGACGGTGCAGGCCTACGTCTCCGACGTCGTCACCTCGGCCAGTTGGGCCGACCAGGAACTGAAGGCGTACCGCCAGGTCGCGCTGGCGCCGGGCGCGTCGGCCCGGGTGCGCCTCGCGATCCCGGTCGCCGACCTGACGCTGGTCGACGCCCGCGGCGAGCGGGTCGTGGAACCGGGCGAGTTCGAGCTGCGCGTCGGGCCCTCCTCGCGCCGCGAGACCCAGCTGACGGCCCGGTTCACCATCTCCTGA
- a CDS encoding DUF885 domain-containing protein, which yields MRENTAIDQLAEDHTRALVAASPLLATVLGVPGSEHLLDDLSPAGHDAMAALNRATLSRLADLEPVDATDEVTAASLRDRLGLELESHEAGDHERDLNNIASPVQGYRDGFDLMPTATAEHWAHIAARMSALPDALAGYAETLRAGVAHGRVPALRQVELAVAETAGLADADGSFFTTFAAGARPDGSPAAGALAEDLARGAAAARSAYATLSQVLRDEIAPHAPQEDAVGRERYARASRYFLGATVDLDETYEWGVEELARITAEQEAIAREIAGPDATVADAVAALDADPARRLVGTAALKAWMQERADEAIAKLNGVQFDIPEPLLTIECMIAPTQSGGIYYTGPTDDWSRPGRMWWSVPPQVTEFNTWRELTTVYHEGVPGHHLQIGQAVYNADELNWWRRQICWLSGHGEGWALYSERLMDEFGFLQDPGDRFGMLDSQRLRATRVVLDLGVHLGKPAFARYGGGTWDYDKAWQLMKDNVNMDDGFLRFELNRYMGWPGQAPSYKVGQRLWEQIRTDAAAAAGEDFSLRDFHRRALNLGSVPLDVLRDALLG from the coding sequence GTGAGGGAAAACACTGCCATTGACCAACTCGCCGAGGACCACACCCGCGCGCTCGTCGCCGCCAGCCCGCTGCTGGCGACCGTGCTCGGGGTGCCCGGGAGCGAACACCTGCTCGACGACCTGTCCCCCGCGGGACACGACGCGATGGCCGCGCTCAACCGCGCCACCCTGAGCAGGCTCGCCGACCTGGAGCCCGTGGACGCCACCGACGAGGTGACGGCGGCCTCGCTGCGCGACCGGCTGGGCCTGGAACTGGAGAGCCACGAGGCCGGCGACCACGAGCGCGACCTCAACAACATCGCGTCCCCGGTGCAGGGCTACCGCGACGGCTTCGACCTGATGCCCACCGCCACCGCCGAGCACTGGGCGCACATCGCCGCCCGGATGTCGGCCCTGCCGGACGCGCTGGCCGGGTACGCCGAGACGCTGCGCGCCGGCGTCGCGCACGGCCGGGTGCCGGCGCTGCGCCAGGTGGAGCTCGCGGTCGCCGAGACCGCGGGCCTCGCGGACGCCGACGGCTCGTTCTTCACGACGTTCGCCGCGGGCGCGCGTCCGGACGGCTCGCCCGCCGCCGGCGCGCTGGCCGAGGACCTGGCCCGCGGCGCCGCCGCCGCCCGGAGCGCCTACGCGACGCTGTCGCAGGTGCTGCGCGACGAGATCGCCCCGCACGCCCCGCAGGAGGACGCCGTGGGCCGCGAGCGCTACGCGCGCGCCTCCCGCTACTTCCTCGGCGCCACCGTGGACCTCGACGAGACCTACGAGTGGGGCGTGGAGGAACTCGCCAGGATCACCGCCGAGCAGGAGGCGATCGCCCGCGAGATCGCCGGTCCGGACGCGACGGTCGCCGACGCCGTCGCGGCGCTGGACGCCGACCCCGCGCGCCGCCTGGTCGGCACCGCCGCGCTGAAGGCCTGGATGCAGGAGAGGGCCGACGAGGCCATCGCGAAGCTCAACGGCGTCCAGTTCGACATCCCCGAGCCGCTGCTCACCATCGAGTGCATGATCGCCCCGACCCAGTCGGGCGGCATCTACTACACCGGCCCCACCGACGACTGGTCGCGTCCGGGCCGGATGTGGTGGAGCGTCCCGCCGCAGGTCACCGAGTTCAACACCTGGCGCGAGCTGACCACCGTCTACCACGAGGGCGTCCCCGGGCATCACCTGCAGATCGGGCAGGCGGTCTACAACGCCGACGAGCTCAACTGGTGGCGGCGCCAGATCTGCTGGCTGTCGGGCCACGGCGAGGGCTGGGCGCTGTACTCCGAGCGCCTGATGGACGAGTTCGGCTTCCTGCAGGATCCCGGCGACCGGTTCGGCATGCTCGACAGCCAGCGGCTGCGGGCGACCCGCGTGGTGCTCGACCTGGGCGTCCACCTGGGCAAGCCCGCGTTCGCGCGCTACGGCGGCGGCACGTGGGACTACGACAAGGCCTGGCAGCTCATGAAGGACAACGTCAACATGGACGACGGCTTCCTGCGCTTCGAGCTCAACCGGTACATGGGGTGGCCGGGGCAGGCACCGTCCTACAAGGTCGGTCAGCGGCTGTGGGAGCAGATCCGCACCGACGCCGCGGCGGCCGCCGGCGAGGACTTCTCGCTGCGCGACTTCCACCGCCGCGCGCTCAACCTGGGCTCGGTCCCGCTGGACGTCCTGCGCGACGCCCTGCTCGGCTGA
- a CDS encoding discoidin domain-containing protein, with protein MSEPHAPRTRSRRLLAAATSLSLLAAALIAGATPAVAAAAPGVTTYASVDAMVADNPGAFWAGTAGAAGAGNLVPDTVKGGTSGTPNVKASSASTNTPGGADATYAFDGVRDASLANNNGTSWATNSAADHQNPAATTYGLAVDLGAAQAFDTVVVYGGKSGIGAYKDTEIGAITLETSTDAAAWAALAPNVSGAQNWPLAGAPGWSTFAAPSAADNTSRVFVFRTASPITAQYLRVNLAKGRRAPRPSSTRSRCTTPPGRR; from the coding sequence ATGTCTGAGCCCCACGCCCCACGCACCCGGTCGCGCCGCCTCCTGGCGGCGGCGACCAGCCTGTCCCTCCTGGCCGCCGCCCTGATCGCGGGGGCCACCCCGGCCGTGGCGGCCGCCGCCCCGGGGGTGACCACGTACGCGTCGGTGGACGCGATGGTCGCCGACAACCCGGGCGCCTTCTGGGCCGGCACCGCCGGCGCGGCGGGCGCGGGCAACCTCGTGCCCGACACCGTGAAGGGCGGCACCAGCGGGACGCCCAACGTCAAGGCCAGCTCCGCGAGCACGAACACCCCCGGCGGCGCGGACGCCACCTACGCGTTCGACGGCGTCCGGGACGCCTCGCTGGCCAACAACAACGGCACCTCGTGGGCGACCAACAGCGCCGCCGACCACCAGAACCCGGCCGCGACCACCTACGGGCTGGCGGTCGACCTCGGCGCCGCGCAGGCGTTCGACACCGTCGTGGTGTACGGCGGCAAGAGCGGCATCGGCGCCTACAAGGACACCGAGATCGGTGCCATCACGCTGGAGACCAGCACGGACGCCGCCGCCTGGGCCGCGTTGGCGCCCAACGTCAGCGGCGCCCAGAACTGGCCGCTGGCCGGCGCGCCCGGCTGGTCGACGTTCGCCGCACCCAGCGCGGCCGACAACACCAGCCGCGTGTTCGTGTTCAGAACCGCCTCCCCCATCACCGCGCAGTACCTGCGCGTCAACCTCGCCAAGGGGCGGCGAGCGCCCAGACCTTCGTCAACGCGTTCGAGGTGTACGACTCCACCCGGCCGCCGGTGA
- a CDS encoding alginate lyase family protein, with translation MDFPETGATMPLPTAPSPTVLGLAPTERARVLDAAERHLAEPPRTVTAASSPRSAGGTHDFFSEGDYWWPNPDDPDGPYVQRDGLSNPDNFVEHRRALMRLSVQVPALAAAWLLTGDPRFGDHAARHARAWFLDPSTRMNPHLRFAQAIHGRTTGRGIGVIDTIHLVEVVRALQVLEASGAPGSASGEGLTADEFDAVRGWFRAYLEWLTTSANGIEEREQENNHGTCWAMQVAAFAAFVGDETTLGALRERFTAVLVPGQIEPDGSMPRELARTKPFGYSLFNLDAFATTARLLSTPEDDLWRFETADGRGLPAATAFLAPFIADRSGWPLPPDVMYDDQWPMRHPSLLFAGLAYDDPDVLALWGRLPADSDVDEVIRNHFVRQPLLWVPH, from the coding sequence ATGGACTTCCCGGAGACCGGGGCGACGATGCCCCTGCCGACGGCGCCCTCTCCCACGGTGCTCGGCCTGGCGCCGACCGAGCGTGCGCGCGTCCTGGACGCAGCCGAACGCCACCTCGCCGAGCCGCCCCGCACGGTCACGGCGGCCTCGTCGCCGCGCAGCGCCGGCGGGACGCACGACTTCTTCTCCGAGGGCGACTACTGGTGGCCGAACCCCGACGATCCGGACGGCCCCTACGTCCAGCGCGACGGCCTGTCCAACCCCGACAACTTCGTGGAACACCGCCGCGCGCTGATGCGGCTCAGCGTCCAGGTGCCCGCGCTCGCCGCCGCGTGGCTGCTCACCGGCGACCCCCGCTTCGGCGATCACGCGGCCCGGCACGCGCGCGCCTGGTTCCTCGACCCGTCGACCCGGATGAACCCGCACCTTCGGTTCGCCCAGGCGATCCACGGGCGCACGACGGGACGCGGCATCGGCGTGATCGACACGATCCACCTGGTCGAGGTGGTGCGCGCGCTGCAGGTGCTCGAGGCGTCCGGCGCGCCCGGATCCGCGTCCGGCGAGGGCCTGACCGCGGACGAGTTCGACGCCGTCCGGGGCTGGTTCCGCGCCTATCTGGAATGGCTCACCACCAGCGCGAACGGGATCGAGGAGCGCGAGCAGGAGAACAACCACGGCACCTGCTGGGCGATGCAGGTGGCCGCCTTCGCCGCCTTCGTCGGGGACGAGACCACGCTCGGCGCGCTGCGCGAGCGGTTCACGGCCGTCCTGGTGCCGGGGCAGATCGAGCCGGACGGCAGCATGCCCCGCGAGCTCGCCCGCACCAAGCCGTTCGGATACTCGCTGTTCAACCTGGACGCCTTCGCCACCACGGCCCGGCTGCTGTCCACGCCCGAGGACGACCTGTGGCGCTTCGAGACCGCGGACGGCCGCGGGCTGCCCGCCGCCACGGCGTTCCTCGCGCCCTTCATCGCGGACCGCTCGGGCTGGCCGCTGCCGCCCGACGTGATGTACGACGACCAGTGGCCGATGCGGCACCCGAGCCTGCTGTTCGCGGGGCTCGCCTACGACGACCCCGACGTCCTGGCGCTGTGGGGCCGCCTCCCGGCGGACTCCGACGTCGACGAGGTGATCCGCAACCACTTCGTCCGCCAGCCCCTGCTGTGGGTGCCGCACTGA
- a CDS encoding MFS transporter: MTPTSDPARTAPASTHRRSWLASPPPAPRLPDAEIKEKYPRLRLQVFMGIFIGYAGFYLIRNNIPLIAAVILKEGWIDKVGIGLIANAVLISYGFSKFFMATVSDRSNARYFLPIGLALSALTNLAVAFVPAVSATVATFAIVMFINGWFQGMGWPPCGRVLVHWFSTTERGWKTAIWNTAHNVGGMGVGAAAAFALDFTGGAWQSAFWFPALIALVVAAFAFVVIRDTPASVGLPPIEEYRHDPAKVSSDTQGEAGMGYWQIILKHVVFNRVMVMLALANVFVYALRYGVLSWTPTYLSEHHHASVTAGIMGFSLFELAGIFGTLACGWVSDRVFKGNRTWTGVTFMIGVGVFLVLYWLSPVGTPYWLLMVYLFFIGAFIYGPVMLIGLQALDMSAPHVAGTSAGFTGLFGYVLGATMASTGVGLLVQNFGWSLTFAVLTGCVVAAILLLLAIGPEEKRLIALHDAKVRDAGPRA, from the coding sequence ATGACCCCCACATCAGATCCCGCCAGGACCGCCCCCGCGTCGACGCACCGGCGCTCCTGGCTCGCGTCCCCACCGCCCGCACCCCGGCTCCCCGACGCCGAGATCAAGGAGAAGTACCCCCGCCTGCGGCTGCAGGTTTTCATGGGCATCTTCATCGGCTACGCCGGCTTCTACCTGATCCGCAACAACATCCCGCTGATCGCCGCGGTGATCCTCAAGGAGGGCTGGATCGACAAGGTCGGCATCGGCCTGATCGCCAACGCCGTCCTGATCAGCTACGGGTTCTCCAAGTTCTTCATGGCGACGGTGTCCGACCGCTCCAACGCCCGCTACTTCCTGCCCATCGGGCTGGCGCTGTCGGCGCTGACCAACCTGGCGGTGGCGTTCGTCCCGGCGGTGTCGGCCACCGTGGCGACCTTCGCGATCGTCATGTTCATCAACGGTTGGTTCCAGGGGATGGGCTGGCCGCCGTGCGGCCGCGTCCTGGTGCACTGGTTCTCCACCACCGAGCGCGGCTGGAAGACCGCCATCTGGAACACGGCGCACAACGTCGGCGGCATGGGGGTGGGCGCCGCGGCGGCGTTCGCGCTCGACTTCACCGGCGGGGCCTGGCAGAGCGCCTTCTGGTTCCCCGCGCTGATCGCGCTGGTCGTGGCGGCGTTCGCGTTCGTCGTGATCCGCGACACCCCCGCGTCCGTGGGGCTGCCGCCCATCGAGGAGTACCGCCACGACCCGGCCAAGGTGTCCTCCGACACCCAGGGCGAGGCCGGGATGGGCTACTGGCAGATCATCCTCAAGCACGTCGTGTTCAACCGGGTCATGGTGATGCTGGCCCTGGCCAACGTCTTCGTGTACGCGCTGCGCTACGGCGTCCTGTCGTGGACGCCGACCTACCTGTCCGAGCACCACCACGCCTCCGTCACCGCCGGGATCATGGGGTTCTCCCTGTTCGAGCTCGCCGGCATCTTCGGGACGCTGGCCTGCGGCTGGGTCTCCGACCGGGTGTTCAAGGGCAACCGCACCTGGACGGGCGTCACCTTCATGATCGGCGTCGGCGTGTTCCTGGTGCTGTACTGGCTCTCCCCCGTCGGCACGCCGTACTGGCTGCTGATGGTCTACCTGTTCTTCATCGGCGCGTTCATCTACGGCCCGGTGATGCTGATCGGGCTGCAGGCGCTCGACATGTCGGCCCCGCACGTCGCGGGTACCTCCGCGGGCTTCACCGGCCTGTTCGGGTACGTCCTGGGCGCCACGATGGCGTCCACCGGCGTCGGCCTGCTCGTGCAGAACTTCGGATGGAGCCTCACGTTCGCCGTCCTGACCGGATGCGTGGTGGCGGCGATCCTGCTGCTGCTCGCGATCGGCCCCGAGGAGAAGCGCCTCATCGCGCTCCACGACGCGAAGGTCCGCGACGCCGGCCCGCGCGCCTGA
- a CDS encoding hydroxyacid dehydrogenase yields MTTTSASEPASTAATRRPGALLVMNEASYRAALSPESLARLGESVDLLVPGPLTDVAALPDDVLARTEVLITGWGAAPITPNADRLPALRALVHTAGTVKHLVTPDMMRAGLAVSTATAVNARPVAEFATAAIIFALKRVPAARANFLQTRDKRGAGYQAGIGAHGGTVGLIGASRVARAMKPWLDLLEIRVVVSDPYLDPADAAALGWELVDLDTLLRRSDVVSLHAPSTPETAGMLGAAQFASMKDGATFINTARGALIDHDALAAEAAAGRLDAMLDVTDPEPLPADHPLWELPNVWITPHIAGSIGDEVLRLGASAVDEVERFVAGEPFERPVEVETWALIG; encoded by the coding sequence ATGACCACGACCTCGGCCTCTGAGCCGGCCTCGACCGCAGCGACGCGACGCCCCGGCGCCCTCCTGGTGATGAACGAGGCGTCCTACCGGGCGGCCCTGTCGCCGGAGTCGCTCGCCCGCCTCGGAGAGAGCGTCGACCTGCTCGTGCCCGGCCCCCTCACCGACGTGGCGGCGCTGCCCGACGACGTCCTGGCCCGCACCGAGGTGCTCATCACCGGCTGGGGCGCCGCGCCCATCACCCCGAACGCCGACCGGCTGCCTGCGCTCCGCGCCCTGGTCCACACGGCGGGCACCGTCAAGCACCTCGTCACCCCCGACATGATGCGCGCCGGCCTGGCCGTGAGCACGGCGACCGCCGTGAACGCGCGCCCCGTCGCGGAGTTCGCGACCGCGGCCATCATCTTCGCGCTCAAGCGCGTCCCGGCCGCCCGGGCCAACTTCCTGCAGACGCGCGACAAGCGCGGCGCCGGCTACCAGGCGGGCATCGGCGCCCACGGCGGCACCGTCGGCCTCATCGGCGCCTCGCGGGTGGCCCGCGCTATGAAGCCGTGGCTGGACCTTCTGGAGATCCGCGTCGTCGTGAGCGACCCCTACCTCGACCCCGCGGACGCGGCCGCCCTGGGCTGGGAACTGGTCGACCTCGACACGCTCCTGCGCCGCTCGGACGTCGTGTCACTGCACGCCCCCTCCACCCCGGAGACGGCAGGCATGCTCGGCGCCGCGCAGTTCGCGTCCATGAAGGATGGGGCGACCTTCATCAACACCGCCCGGGGAGCCCTCATCGACCACGACGCGCTGGCCGCCGAGGCCGCGGCCGGACGCCTCGACGCGATGCTGGACGTGACCGACCCGGAGCCGCTGCCGGCCGATCACCCGCTCTGGGAACTGCCCAATGTCTGGATCACCCCGCACATCGCGGGGTCCATCGGCGACGAGGTGCTGCGCCTGGGGGCGTCGGCGGTCGACGAGGTGGAGCGGTTCGTCGCGGGAGAGCCCTTCGAGCGGCCGGTCGAGGTCGAGACCTGGGCGCTGATCGGCTGA
- a CDS encoding polysaccharide deacetylase family protein: MADPKQVARNHWFRNDDLPGVAGPERDLVGYGATPPRVRWKDGAKVAVNIVINYEEGSEKTFAMGDGMNDGMYELPFDVDDQRDLAKESMYEYGSRAGIWRMFRMADRLGVPLTVFGAAVALERNPAVAERIVERGDDLVSHGYRWIDHYEYSREEEREVIGLAMESFRSNWGLEPVGWYCREMSVNTRELLVEDGRFLYDSDYYGDDLPFWTKVAGKDHLVVPYSLVTNDCRYIMGTGFGSPSDFVDTAKRTLDQLLDDGDDCGRMMSIGIHPRITGNPARLNGLAEFVRYALDTPGATFMTRTDIARSFAEQVPAPS; this comes from the coding sequence ATGGCGGATCCGAAGCAGGTGGCGCGGAACCACTGGTTCCGCAACGACGATCTGCCCGGCGTGGCGGGTCCCGAGCGGGACCTGGTCGGGTACGGGGCCACGCCCCCGCGCGTCCGGTGGAAGGACGGCGCGAAGGTGGCGGTCAACATCGTCATCAACTACGAGGAGGGCTCGGAGAAGACCTTCGCGATGGGCGACGGCATGAACGACGGCATGTACGAACTGCCGTTCGACGTCGACGACCAGCGGGACCTGGCCAAGGAGTCGATGTACGAGTACGGCTCCCGCGCCGGGATCTGGCGGATGTTCCGGATGGCCGACCGGCTCGGGGTCCCGTTGACGGTCTTCGGCGCCGCCGTCGCGCTGGAGCGCAACCCGGCGGTCGCCGAACGGATCGTCGAGCGGGGCGACGACCTCGTCAGCCACGGCTACCGGTGGATCGACCACTACGAGTACTCCCGCGAGGAGGAGCGGGAGGTCATCGGGCTGGCGATGGAGTCGTTCCGGAGCAACTGGGGCCTGGAGCCCGTGGGCTGGTACTGCCGGGAGATGTCGGTGAACACCCGCGAGCTCCTCGTGGAGGACGGCCGCTTCCTCTACGACTCCGACTACTACGGCGACGACCTGCCGTTCTGGACGAAGGTCGCGGGGAAGGACCACCTGGTGGTGCCCTACTCGCTCGTCACGAACGACTGCCGCTACATCATGGGCACCGGCTTCGGCTCGCCGTCGGACTTCGTCGACACGGCCAAGCGGACGTTGGACCAGTTGCTCGACGACGGCGACGACTGCGGACGCATGATGTCGATCGGCATCCACCCCCGCATCACGGGGAACCCCGCGCGCCTCAACGGGCTCGCCGAGTTCGTCCGCTACGCCCTCGACACCCCGGGCGCGACGTTCATGACGCGCACCGACATCGCCCGGTCCTTCGCGGAGCAGGTCCCCGCGCCGAGCTGA
- a CDS encoding amino acid permease, whose product MSTHTPTHLEGSLNQGLKARHMTMIAVGGVIGAGFFLGAGGAIAVAGPAVVIAYFVGGVLALCVLMLLVEMAIARPVAGSFQRYAQEAFGPRAGFATGWTYWLAFLIGPASETIAAGTFLHVWFPAIPIWTFALAVAVLMTVVNLVSVAFFGEVEFWLALIKVVALVVFIIWGATALTGVLPNSPASVDTLVNDGGFAPAGILGILGAMMLVMFSYGGTEAIGTAAEESEDPVRDLPKVLRSTIVRIGVLYVLSMVVLTAVLPWREAGTSSSPFVDAMGILGGPVAANIMNFVVLTAALSCIDSGIYATSRMMFSMSREGYFPPVFAKVGGARNVPRNAIMLSTLVLFVGALMAVFAEGAYLWLASFSGFGFMFAWLMIALAQGPMRKKFEAEGTLAWKAPAAPLARWLAIVLIIATMVGLLFVEDGWKTLLAGIIWLLITVGYYQFFGQRRYLEVQARTSEPTRAVASDTKEV is encoded by the coding sequence ATGAGTACACACACGCCGACCCATCTCGAGGGGTCGCTCAACCAAGGGCTCAAGGCCCGGCACATGACGATGATCGCGGTCGGCGGCGTCATCGGAGCAGGGTTCTTCCTGGGCGCGGGCGGCGCGATCGCCGTCGCGGGCCCCGCCGTCGTCATCGCCTACTTCGTGGGCGGCGTCCTCGCGCTGTGCGTGTTGATGCTGCTCGTGGAGATGGCCATCGCCCGGCCCGTCGCCGGATCCTTCCAGCGCTACGCGCAGGAGGCGTTCGGGCCGCGGGCGGGCTTCGCCACCGGCTGGACCTACTGGCTGGCGTTCCTCATCGGGCCCGCGTCGGAGACCATCGCGGCGGGCACGTTCCTGCACGTGTGGTTCCCCGCGATCCCGATCTGGACGTTCGCCCTGGCCGTGGCCGTGCTGATGACCGTCGTCAACCTGGTCAGCGTGGCGTTCTTCGGCGAGGTGGAGTTCTGGCTCGCGCTCATCAAGGTCGTGGCGCTGGTCGTGTTCATCATCTGGGGCGCCACCGCCCTGACCGGCGTGCTGCCCAACTCCCCGGCGTCGGTGGACACACTCGTCAACGACGGCGGGTTCGCGCCGGCGGGCATCCTCGGCATCCTCGGCGCGATGATGCTGGTGATGTTCTCCTACGGCGGCACCGAGGCGATCGGGACCGCGGCGGAGGAGTCGGAGGATCCCGTGCGCGACCTGCCCAAGGTGCTGCGCTCCACGATCGTGCGGATCGGCGTCCTGTACGTGCTGTCGATGGTGGTCCTGACGGCCGTCCTGCCATGGCGTGAGGCCGGGACGTCCTCGAGCCCCTTCGTGGACGCGATGGGCATCCTCGGCGGGCCGGTCGCGGCGAACATCATGAACTTCGTGGTGCTGACCGCCGCGCTGAGCTGCATCGACTCGGGCATCTACGCCACGAGCCGGATGATGTTCTCGATGTCGCGGGAGGGCTACTTCCCGCCGGTGTTCGCCAAGGTGGGCGGCGCGCGCAACGTTCCGCGCAACGCGATCATGCTGTCGACCCTGGTGCTGTTCGTGGGCGCGCTCATGGCGGTCTTCGCCGAGGGGGCCTACCTGTGGCTGGCCAGCTTCTCCGGGTTCGGCTTCATGTTCGCGTGGCTGATGATCGCGCTGGCCCAGGGGCCCATGCGCAAGAAGTTCGAGGCCGAGGGGACGCTGGCGTGGAAGGCTCCCGCGGCACCGCTGGCCCGGTGGCTGGCCATCGTCCTCATCATCGCGACCATGGTCGGGTTGCTGTTCGTCGAGGACGGCTGGAAGACGCTGCTGGCCGGCATCATCTGGCTGCTCATCACGGTCGGGTACTACCAGTTCTTCGGGCAGCGGCGGTACCTGGAGGTGCAGGCCCGGACGTCCGAGCCGACCCGGGCCGTGGCGTCCGACACGAAGGAGGTCTGA